The proteins below are encoded in one region of Catenulispora sp. GP43:
- a CDS encoding ABC transporter permease subunit: MTTAPATAARPGPGPGIEGRAGFGNVISSEWLKIRTVRATFWTLITLFAGSAAITFLICLAAANSYAKDLAAGKPDSADIVLVGLAFVGQIAAYVLGVMTISAEYSTGGIRTTLTAMPRRTEILVSKAILLAVMVFVIGLATAFACFYLGNIPLRAKHVGVDMSYPGATRAIFGSALYLAGLSLFGLAMGFLLRHTAGAITIGLALIFIIGNLVQLIPGSVGRWLYKVMPGNAGGQVTAFGESNRHSDKAFAPWTGFTVFLIEVVVLLIVGALLFEKRDA, translated from the coding sequence ATGACCACCGCACCGGCCACCGCCGCGCGCCCGGGCCCCGGGCCCGGCATCGAGGGCCGCGCCGGCTTCGGCAACGTGATCTCCAGCGAGTGGCTGAAGATCCGCACCGTCCGCGCCACCTTCTGGACCCTGATCACCCTTTTCGCCGGCTCCGCGGCCATCACGTTCCTGATCTGCCTGGCCGCGGCGAACTCCTACGCCAAGGACCTGGCCGCCGGCAAGCCCGACTCCGCCGACATCGTCCTGGTCGGCCTGGCCTTCGTCGGCCAGATCGCGGCCTACGTCCTGGGCGTGATGACGATCAGCGCCGAGTACTCCACCGGCGGCATCCGCACCACGCTGACCGCGATGCCGCGCCGCACCGAGATCCTGGTGTCCAAGGCGATCCTGCTGGCGGTCATGGTCTTCGTCATCGGCCTGGCCACCGCGTTCGCGTGCTTCTACCTGGGCAACATCCCGCTGCGGGCCAAGCACGTCGGCGTGGACATGTCCTACCCCGGCGCCACCCGCGCGATCTTCGGCAGCGCGCTGTACCTGGCCGGGCTGTCGCTGTTCGGCCTGGCGATGGGCTTCCTGCTCCGGCACACGGCCGGGGCCATCACCATCGGCCTGGCCCTGATCTTCATCATCGGCAACCTGGTCCAGCTCATCCCCGGCTCGGTCGGCCGCTGGCTGTACAAGGTGATGCCGGGCAACGCCGGCGGCCAGGTGACGGCCTTCGGCGAGTCGAACCGCCACTCGGACAAGGCGTTCGCGCCGTGGACCGGGTTCACGGTGTTCCTGATCGAGGTCGTGGTCCTGCTGATCGTCGGCGCGCTGCTGTTCGAGAAGCGCGACGCGTGA
- a CDS encoding ABC transporter ATP-binding protein has translation MIKAVGLTKRYGDKVAVDHADFAVEAGTVTGFLGPNGAGKSTTMRMILGLDRPTDGSVTVDGKPYRNLPVPLREVGALLDAKAVHGGRTAYNHLACLAKSNGIPLGRVDEVIGLVGLEQVAKKRSKNFSLGMGQRLGIAAALLGDPGTLLFDEPVNGLDPEGILWVRNLMKSLAAQGRTVFVSSHLMSEMALTADRVIVIGRGEIKADTTMREFIAQNATTHVRVRSPHIGKLRELMAAKGWRTEALPDDDGAVEVFDVSSEAVGDLAGENGLWLHELAVVQPSLEEAFMSMTADSVEYHAGVPGMEPGQVLGQPGLVPQTPQPPTQTQTQTPPPPPAAGSGEARR, from the coding sequence ATGATCAAGGCCGTCGGGCTCACCAAGCGCTATGGCGACAAGGTCGCGGTCGACCACGCCGACTTCGCCGTCGAGGCCGGGACCGTCACCGGCTTCCTCGGGCCGAACGGCGCCGGGAAGTCCACCACGATGCGCATGATCCTGGGGCTGGACCGGCCGACCGACGGCAGCGTCACGGTCGACGGCAAGCCGTACCGGAACCTGCCGGTGCCGCTGCGCGAGGTCGGCGCGCTGCTGGACGCCAAGGCCGTGCACGGCGGCCGCACCGCCTACAACCACCTGGCGTGCCTGGCCAAGTCCAACGGCATCCCGCTGGGGCGGGTCGACGAGGTCATCGGCCTGGTCGGGCTGGAGCAGGTGGCGAAGAAGCGCTCGAAGAACTTCTCCCTGGGCATGGGCCAGCGCCTGGGCATCGCCGCGGCGCTGCTCGGCGACCCCGGCACGCTGCTGTTCGACGAGCCGGTGAACGGCCTGGACCCCGAGGGCATCCTGTGGGTCCGCAACCTGATGAAGTCGCTGGCCGCGCAGGGCCGCACGGTCTTCGTCTCCAGCCACCTGATGAGCGAGATGGCGCTGACCGCGGACCGGGTGATCGTCATCGGCCGCGGCGAGATCAAGGCCGACACCACGATGCGCGAGTTCATCGCGCAGAACGCGACCACGCACGTGCGCGTCCGCTCCCCGCACATCGGCAAGCTGCGTGAGCTGATGGCCGCCAAGGGCTGGCGCACCGAGGCCCTGCCCGACGACGACGGCGCGGTCGAGGTCTTCGACGTGAGCTCCGAGGCGGTCGGCGACCTGGCCGGCGAGAACGGGCTGTGGCTGCACGAGTTGGCGGTGGTCCAGCCGTCCCTGGAGGAGGCGTTCATGAGCATGACCGCGGACAGCGTCGAGTACCACGCCGGGGTGCCCGGTATGGAACCCGGCCAGGTGCTCGGCCAGCCGGGGCTGGTTCCGCAGACGCCACAGCCGCCCACACAGACGCAGACGCAGACGCCGCCACCGCCCCCGGCCGCCGGCAGCGGGGAGGCCCGGCGATGA
- a CDS encoding ATP-binding cassette domain-containing protein — MSIPSDNPILLAREFGPDALTLAVGEGEIVALPGACDEGFLRALSGADPAWPGGLWLKGEPLHTLRPAARLRFAHAQCAVAPRVGKLLPELTVLENTALPLILTGLGRQEARRRALRWLERLDAAACAEWRIAELTPAEMRRVALARALVLDPAVLLAEDPTEGLSAAERFQLLRILRAACGTHRLTIVVASDDEDVARWADRQIALKVTAKVAAAAAGPVEKAEPAEPIEPIEAADADEPLAGSGAMINHQARGLPHRIGRHARGEHRFSPVGSGAERGR, encoded by the coding sequence GTGAGCATCCCGTCCGACAACCCGATCCTGCTGGCCCGCGAGTTCGGGCCCGACGCCCTCACCCTCGCCGTCGGCGAAGGCGAGATCGTGGCCCTGCCCGGCGCCTGCGACGAGGGCTTCCTGCGCGCGCTGTCCGGCGCCGACCCGGCCTGGCCCGGCGGACTGTGGCTCAAGGGCGAGCCGCTGCACACCCTGCGCCCCGCGGCCCGACTCCGCTTCGCGCACGCCCAGTGCGCCGTCGCCCCGCGCGTCGGCAAACTGCTGCCCGAGCTCACGGTGCTGGAGAACACGGCCCTGCCGCTGATCCTCACCGGCCTGGGCCGCCAGGAAGCCCGCCGCCGCGCCCTCCGCTGGCTGGAGCGCCTGGACGCCGCCGCCTGCGCCGAATGGCGCATCGCGGAGCTGACACCGGCCGAGATGCGCCGGGTGGCACTGGCCCGGGCCCTGGTCCTCGACCCGGCGGTCCTGCTCGCCGAGGACCCGACCGAGGGCCTGAGCGCCGCGGAACGCTTCCAGCTGCTGCGCATCCTGCGCGCGGCGTGCGGCACACACCGGCTGACGATCGTGGTCGCCAGCGACGACGAGGACGTGGCGCGCTGGGCCGACCGGCAGATCGCGCTGAAGGTCACGGCGAAGGTCGCGGCGGCTGCGGCTGGACCTGTGGAGAAGGCTGAGCCCGCCGAACCCATCGAACCCATCGAAGCCGCCGACGCCGACGAACCGCTCGCCGGATCAGGCGCGATGATCAACCACCAGGCCCGCGGCCTGCCGCACCGCATCGGCCGGCACGCACGCGGCGAGCACCGGTTCTCGCCGGTCGGCTCGGGGGCGGAGCGCGGACGATGA
- a CDS encoding oxidoreductase, with product MIDTECHMRHGVLRGSGRDGPCLEDDVMTTKWTAEEIPALHGRTFVITGANSGLGLEAARLLAGKGGHVVMTARSRVKGEAAVARVGQDVPGASLELRTLDLADLDSVRAFAKGLHDDAVGIDVLINNAGVMMTPQQTTKQGFEMQFGTNHLGHFALTGLLLDLLAGRPDPRVVTVSSTFHKQGSIDFDDLMRTKGYNPNAAYAQSKLANLLFGLELQRRLTAAGSPVRSLMAHPGYSATNLQFAGPTGWRKAIMHIGNPLFAQKPAIGALPEVRAAVAADVEGGQYYGCPKVMETRGHPELVQPSRRAQDQELAVRLWEESEKLTGVVYPI from the coding sequence ATGATTGACACTGAGTGCCACATGCGGCATGGTGTGCTGCGCGGCAGCGGCCGCGACGGACCGTGTCTGGAGGACGACGTCATGACCACGAAGTGGACTGCCGAGGAGATCCCGGCCTTGCACGGACGCACGTTCGTGATCACCGGCGCGAACAGCGGCCTGGGCCTGGAGGCCGCGCGCCTGCTGGCCGGCAAGGGCGGGCACGTGGTGATGACCGCGCGCAGCCGGGTCAAGGGCGAGGCCGCCGTGGCCCGGGTCGGGCAGGACGTGCCCGGCGCCTCGCTGGAGCTGCGGACGCTGGACCTGGCCGACCTGGACTCGGTGCGGGCGTTCGCGAAGGGGCTGCACGACGACGCGGTCGGCATCGACGTGCTGATCAACAACGCCGGCGTGATGATGACGCCGCAGCAGACCACGAAGCAGGGCTTCGAGATGCAGTTCGGCACCAACCACCTGGGGCACTTCGCCCTCACCGGCCTGTTGCTGGACCTGCTCGCCGGACGGCCCGACCCGCGCGTGGTGACCGTCTCCTCGACCTTCCACAAGCAGGGGTCGATCGACTTCGACGATCTGATGCGGACCAAGGGCTACAACCCCAACGCCGCCTACGCCCAGTCGAAGCTGGCGAACCTGCTGTTCGGCCTGGAGTTGCAGCGGCGGCTGACCGCGGCGGGCTCGCCGGTGCGCTCGCTGATGGCGCACCCCGGGTATTCGGCCACGAACCTGCAGTTCGCCGGGCCGACCGGGTGGCGCAAGGCGATCATGCACATCGGCAATCCGCTGTTCGCCCAGAAGCCGGCGATCGGCGCGCTGCCCGAGGTCCGGGCGGCGGTCGCGGCGGACGTGGAGGGCGGCCAGTACTACGGATGCCCGAAGGTGATGGAGACGCGAGGGCACCCGGAGCTGGTGCAGCCAAGCAGGCGCGCGCAGGACCAGGAACTGGCGGTGCGGCTGTGGGAGGAGTCGGAGAAGCTGACCGGGGTCGTGTACCCGATCTGA
- a CDS encoding TetR family transcriptional regulator gives MRRRTEQPGLTLAERKRQLVRDELAEAALRLLAKQGFERTTVDELAAAAGVSRRTFFRYFASKEDVVISSVVVVSEGILAEVAARPAEEPPAVAIREAVKTVALEDFAEDREKSVALIRHTHQIPALRARFAERLDLLRDDLAGVLARRAGRESPTPRDQFAAGLGLMAFAGAMQYWAASDGHADPATVLDVAFEEAGQAFVV, from the coding sequence GTGCGGCGCAGAACGGAACAACCCGGCCTGACCCTGGCGGAGCGCAAACGCCAGCTGGTCCGCGACGAGCTGGCCGAGGCGGCGCTGCGACTGCTGGCCAAACAGGGCTTCGAGCGGACGACCGTCGACGAGCTCGCCGCCGCCGCGGGCGTCAGCCGCCGCACGTTCTTCCGGTACTTCGCTTCCAAGGAGGACGTGGTCATCTCCTCCGTGGTCGTGGTCAGCGAGGGGATCCTCGCCGAAGTCGCGGCGCGGCCGGCCGAGGAGCCGCCGGCGGTGGCGATCCGTGAGGCGGTCAAGACCGTGGCCCTCGAAGACTTCGCCGAGGACCGCGAGAAGTCGGTCGCGCTGATCCGCCACACACACCAGATCCCCGCACTGCGCGCACGCTTCGCCGAGCGCCTGGACCTGCTGCGCGACGATCTGGCCGGGGTCCTGGCCCGCCGGGCCGGCCGCGAGAGCCCGACCCCGCGCGACCAGTTCGCCGCGGGCCTGGGCCTGATGGCGTTCGCCGGCGCGATGCAGTACTGGGCGGCCTCCGACGGCCACGCCGACCCCGCGACCGTACTCGACGTCGCATTCGAAGAAGCTGGTCAAGCATTCGTGGTGTGA
- a CDS encoding NAD(P)/FAD-dependent oxidoreductase, which yields MAPVSAVDGGLSLWLDQAAAAGSAPSRPALAADADADVAIVGAGYTGLWTAYYLAKADPSLRIVVLEREFAGFGASGRNGGWCSSLFPASLAKVARVGGGRERAVALQRALNDTVDEVGRVVADEGIDCHFAKGGTVVLARTPVQLARAKASVEEEREYGFGEEDVRLLSAAEASAMVGASNVLGGTFTPHCAAIQPAMLARGLAEAVERLGVTIHERTAVTAIRGGVVQTAGGARVRAGKVVRATEGYTPSIAGFQRDVAPVYSLMVATEPLPEEVWEQIGLAGRQTFSDFRHLIIYGQRTADGRLAFGGRGAPYHFGSRIEPGYDRDDRVHAEIRSTLRELFPVLKDTAFTHRWGGALGVPRDWFASVGYDPGRRLGWAGGYVGDGVGATNLAGRTLADLLTGRDTELTRLPWVNHRSPRWEPEPLRWLGANIGLRTMSAADAEEERTGKSSVRAKVFGRFLGH from the coding sequence GTGGCGCCGGTGAGTGCCGTCGACGGCGGGCTGTCGCTGTGGCTGGACCAGGCGGCCGCGGCCGGCTCCGCGCCGAGCCGCCCCGCGCTGGCCGCCGACGCGGACGCGGACGTCGCGATCGTCGGCGCCGGATACACCGGCCTGTGGACCGCCTACTACCTCGCGAAGGCCGATCCGTCGCTGCGGATCGTGGTCCTGGAGCGGGAGTTCGCGGGGTTCGGCGCCTCCGGCCGCAACGGCGGCTGGTGCTCGTCGCTGTTCCCGGCCTCGCTGGCGAAGGTCGCGAGGGTCGGCGGCGGCCGGGAGCGCGCGGTCGCCCTGCAGCGTGCGCTGAACGACACCGTCGACGAGGTCGGGCGCGTGGTCGCGGACGAGGGCATCGACTGTCATTTCGCCAAGGGCGGCACCGTGGTGCTGGCCCGCACCCCGGTGCAGCTGGCCCGCGCGAAGGCCTCGGTCGAGGAGGAGCGGGAGTACGGCTTCGGCGAGGAGGACGTCAGGCTGCTCAGTGCCGCCGAGGCCTCGGCGATGGTCGGCGCCTCGAACGTCCTCGGCGGCACCTTCACCCCGCACTGCGCGGCGATCCAGCCCGCGATGCTGGCACGCGGCCTGGCTGAGGCCGTCGAGCGGCTCGGCGTCACGATCCACGAGCGCACGGCGGTCACGGCGATCCGCGGCGGCGTGGTGCAGACCGCGGGGGGCGCCCGGGTCCGGGCCGGCAAGGTGGTGCGCGCGACCGAGGGCTACACGCCGTCGATCGCCGGCTTCCAGCGCGACGTGGCGCCGGTCTACTCGCTGATGGTCGCGACCGAACCGCTGCCGGAGGAGGTCTGGGAGCAGATCGGGCTGGCCGGACGGCAGACCTTCTCCGACTTCCGCCACCTCATTATCTACGGCCAGCGCACCGCCGACGGCCGGCTGGCGTTCGGCGGACGCGGCGCGCCGTACCACTTCGGCTCGCGGATCGAGCCCGGCTACGACCGGGACGACCGGGTGCACGCCGAGATCCGCAGCACGCTGCGCGAGCTGTTCCCGGTGCTGAAGGACACGGCGTTCACCCACCGCTGGGGCGGGGCGCTGGGCGTTCCGCGCGACTGGTTCGCCTCGGTCGGCTACGACCCGGGCCGGCGCCTGGGCTGGGCCGGCGGATACGTCGGCGACGGCGTGGGCGCGACCAACCTGGCCGGCCGCACCCTCGCGGACCTGCTGACCGGCCGCGACACCGAGCTCACCCGGCTGCCCTGGGTGAACCACCGCTCGCCGCGCTGGGAGCCGGAACCGCTGCGCTGGCTGGGCGCGAACATCGGCCTGCGGACGATGAGCGCGGCCGACGCCGAGGAGGAGCGGACCGGGAAGTCCTCGGTGCGCGCGAAGGTCTTCGGGCGCTTCCTCGGGCACTGA
- a CDS encoding pyridoxamine 5'-phosphate oxidase family protein — translation MNSPAAEPVGSTPRTRVRRLPEKAATDRAALHAILDAGLVAHVAVTDNSGPNRSAQPYILPVAYARDGERVLFHGSTGSRLFRSLAEGAPTCLTVTLLDGLVVARSAFESSMNYRGAMVLGSCRMLPEGEKEAALERITEHLMPGRWKELRAPKRRELAATVVLALPLTEASVKISTGDPGDDPDDLDAPVWAGVVPLHEAYCDPVPAANLADGIDVPGYIREWRR, via the coding sequence ATGAACTCCCCCGCCGCCGAGCCTGTCGGCTCCACTCCCCGAACCCGCGTCCGCCGGCTGCCCGAGAAGGCCGCGACCGACCGCGCCGCCCTGCACGCGATCCTCGACGCCGGCCTGGTCGCGCACGTCGCCGTCACCGACAACAGCGGCCCGAACCGCTCGGCGCAGCCGTACATCCTGCCCGTGGCCTACGCCCGCGACGGCGAGCGCGTCCTGTTTCACGGCTCCACCGGCTCGCGCCTGTTCCGCTCGCTGGCCGAGGGCGCGCCGACCTGCCTGACCGTGACGCTGCTGGACGGGCTCGTGGTGGCCCGCTCGGCGTTCGAGTCCTCGATGAACTACCGCGGCGCGATGGTCCTCGGGTCCTGCCGGATGCTGCCGGAGGGCGAGAAGGAGGCGGCGCTGGAACGCATCACCGAGCACCTGATGCCGGGCCGCTGGAAGGAGCTGCGCGCGCCCAAGCGCAGGGAACTCGCCGCGACCGTGGTGCTGGCGCTGCCGCTGACCGAGGCTTCCGTGAAGATCTCCACCGGCGATCCCGGCGACGACCCGGACGACCTGGACGCGCCGGTGTGGGCCGGCGTCGTGCCGCTGCACGAGGCGTACTGCGACCCGGTGCCCGCGGCGAACCTCGCGGACGGGATCGACGTTCCCGGCTACATCCGGGAGTGGCGCCGGTGA
- a CDS encoding aspartate aminotransferase family protein, whose amino-acid sequence MSTDSQDKSAYDHLWMHFTRMSGYKDNPVPTIVRGEGARIYDSNGKSYLDGLAGLFVVQAGHGRIELAEAAYKQAQELAFFPLWSYAHPQAIELADRLAHYAPGDLNKVFFTTGGGEAVETAWKLAKQYFKLVGKPMKHKVISRNIAYHGTPHGALSITGIPDAKKYFEPLVPGAHKVPNTNYYRADEITGMPGMSEEEFGIWCANQVENMILTEGPETVAAVFVEPVQNSGGCFPPPPGYFARLREICDEYDVLLVSDEVICAFGRLGTMFACDKFGYVPDIITCAKGMTSGYSPIGATIVSDRIAAPFYEGTNYFPHGYTFGGHPVSAAVGMANLDLFEREGLNQHVLDNEGAFRSTLEKLKDLPIVGDVRGDGYFYGIELVKDKATKTTFDDDEAERLLRGFLSKALFDAGLYCRADDRGDPVVQLAPPLIVGQSEFDEIEQTLRSVLTEAWTRL is encoded by the coding sequence ATGAGCACCGACAGCCAGGACAAATCCGCCTACGACCATCTCTGGATGCACTTCACCCGGATGTCCGGGTACAAGGACAACCCCGTGCCGACGATCGTCCGGGGCGAGGGCGCGCGCATCTACGACAGCAACGGCAAGAGCTACCTGGACGGCCTGGCGGGCCTGTTCGTCGTGCAGGCCGGCCACGGCCGCATAGAGCTCGCCGAGGCGGCCTACAAGCAGGCCCAGGAGCTGGCGTTCTTCCCGCTGTGGAGCTATGCGCACCCGCAGGCGATCGAGCTGGCCGACCGGCTGGCCCACTACGCCCCCGGCGACCTGAACAAGGTGTTCTTCACCACCGGCGGCGGCGAGGCGGTGGAGACCGCCTGGAAGCTGGCCAAGCAGTACTTCAAGCTGGTCGGCAAGCCGATGAAGCACAAGGTCATCTCGCGCAACATCGCCTACCACGGCACCCCGCACGGCGCGCTGTCCATCACCGGCATCCCGGACGCCAAGAAGTACTTCGAGCCGCTGGTCCCCGGCGCGCACAAGGTGCCGAACACGAACTACTACCGCGCGGACGAGATCACCGGCATGCCTGGCATGAGCGAGGAGGAGTTCGGGATCTGGTGCGCCAACCAGGTCGAGAACATGATCCTCACCGAGGGCCCGGAGACGGTCGCGGCCGTGTTCGTCGAGCCGGTCCAGAACTCCGGCGGCTGCTTCCCGCCGCCGCCCGGGTACTTCGCCCGGCTGCGGGAGATCTGCGACGAGTACGACGTGCTGCTGGTCTCCGACGAGGTGATCTGCGCGTTCGGCCGGCTGGGCACCATGTTCGCCTGTGACAAGTTCGGCTACGTCCCGGACATCATCACCTGCGCCAAGGGCATGACCTCCGGCTACTCCCCGATCGGCGCGACCATCGTGTCCGACCGCATCGCGGCGCCGTTCTACGAGGGCACCAACTACTTCCCGCACGGCTACACCTTCGGCGGGCACCCGGTCTCCGCGGCGGTCGGCATGGCCAATCTGGACCTGTTCGAGCGCGAGGGCCTGAACCAGCACGTGCTGGACAACGAGGGCGCCTTCCGCTCGACGCTGGAGAAGCTCAAGGACCTGCCGATCGTCGGCGACGTGCGCGGAGACGGCTACTTCTACGGCATCGAGCTGGTGAAGGACAAGGCCACCAAGACGACCTTCGACGACGACGAGGCCGAGCGCCTGCTGCGCGGCTTCCTGTCCAAGGCGCTGTTCGACGCGGGCCTGTACTGCCGCGCCGACGACCGCGGCGACCCGGTGGTGCAGCTCGCGCCGCCGCTGATCGTCGGGCAGAGCGAGTTCGACGAGATCGAGCAGACGCTGCGCTCGGTGCTGACCGAGGCCTGGACCCGGCTGTAG
- a CDS encoding Lrp/AsnC family transcriptional regulator, whose amino-acid sequence MTDRTNDRAGGAAGGYHLDPLSKAIIEQLQQDGRRAYATIGRAVGLSEAAVRQRVQKLIDAGVMQIVAVTDPLTVGFHRQAMIGIRAEGDLDPVAEALAGMPEVDYVVMTAGSFDLLVEVVCADDDHLLEIINKRIRALPQVRSTESFVYLKLRKQTYTWGAL is encoded by the coding sequence GTGACCGACAGGACGAACGACCGGGCCGGCGGCGCCGCGGGCGGCTACCACTTGGACCCCCTGTCCAAGGCAATCATCGAGCAGCTCCAGCAGGACGGACGGCGCGCCTACGCGACGATCGGCCGCGCGGTGGGCCTGAGCGAGGCGGCGGTGCGCCAGCGGGTGCAGAAGCTCATCGACGCCGGCGTGATGCAGATCGTGGCCGTGACCGACCCGCTGACCGTGGGCTTCCACCGCCAGGCGATGATCGGCATCCGCGCCGAGGGCGACCTGGACCCGGTGGCCGAGGCGCTGGCCGGCATGCCCGAGGTCGACTACGTGGTGATGACCGCCGGATCCTTCGACCTGCTGGTGGAGGTGGTCTGCGCGGACGACGACCACCTCCTGGAGATCATCAACAAGCGGATCCGAGCTCTCCCGCAGGTCCGGTCGACCGAATCTTTCGTCTATCTGAAGCTTCGCAAACAAACGTACACCTGGGGCGCCCTGTAG
- a CDS encoding gamma-aminobutyraldehyde dehydrogenase, producing the protein MEARQLRNYVGGKPVDTVSGRTSPIVDPVTEQVIAHAPISESDDVDAAMRAAADAFPAWRDTTPAERQRLLLKVADAIEARAAEIVAVESQNTGKPLGLTASEELPPMVDQIRFFAGAARMLEGAASAEYLAGHSSWIRREPVGVCAQVAPWNYPAMMAVWKFAPAIAAGNTVVLKPSDTTPMSALLMAEIIGEILPAGVFNVICGDRDTGRAMVEHKTPAMASITGSVRAGMEVAKSAATDVKRVHLELGGKAPVIVYADADLDAAVEGISVAGFFNAGQDCTAATRVLVEDAAYEAFVEKLTEAAKNTKTGNPDDEDVLYGPLNNANQLRHVTGFIDRLPAHAKVETGGARVGDTGYFFAPTVVSGLEQDDEIIQNEVFGPVITVQKFSGEEQALTWANGVEYALASSVWTKDHGKAMRAAKALDFGCVWINTHIPLVAEMPHGGFKHSGYGKDLSMYGFEDYTRIKHVMSNIEA; encoded by the coding sequence GTGGAAGCACGTCAGCTGCGCAACTACGTGGGCGGCAAGCCGGTCGACACCGTGTCGGGCCGGACCAGCCCGATCGTCGACCCGGTCACCGAGCAGGTGATCGCGCACGCGCCGATCTCGGAGTCCGACGACGTCGACGCGGCGATGCGCGCCGCCGCCGACGCCTTCCCGGCCTGGCGCGACACCACCCCGGCCGAGCGGCAGCGGCTGCTGCTGAAGGTGGCCGACGCCATCGAGGCGCGGGCCGCCGAGATCGTCGCGGTGGAGTCGCAGAACACCGGCAAGCCGCTGGGGCTGACCGCCTCGGAGGAACTGCCCCCGATGGTCGACCAGATCCGCTTCTTCGCCGGCGCGGCCCGGATGCTCGAGGGCGCGGCCTCGGCCGAGTACCTGGCCGGCCACAGCTCCTGGATCCGGCGCGAGCCGGTCGGGGTCTGCGCGCAGGTCGCGCCGTGGAACTACCCGGCGATGATGGCGGTGTGGAAGTTCGCCCCGGCCATCGCCGCGGGCAACACCGTGGTCCTGAAGCCCTCGGACACCACGCCGATGTCCGCCCTGCTGATGGCCGAGATCATCGGCGAGATCCTGCCGGCCGGCGTGTTCAACGTGATCTGCGGCGACCGGGACACCGGCCGGGCGATGGTCGAGCACAAGACCCCGGCGATGGCCTCGATCACCGGCTCGGTGCGGGCCGGCATGGAGGTCGCCAAGAGCGCCGCCACCGACGTCAAGCGGGTGCACCTGGAGCTCGGCGGCAAGGCGCCGGTCATCGTCTACGCCGACGCCGACCTGGACGCCGCGGTCGAGGGCATCTCGGTCGCCGGGTTCTTCAACGCCGGCCAGGACTGCACCGCGGCCACCCGCGTGCTGGTCGAGGACGCGGCGTACGAGGCCTTCGTCGAGAAGCTCACCGAGGCCGCGAAGAACACCAAGACCGGGAACCCGGACGACGAGGACGTGCTCTACGGCCCGCTGAACAACGCCAACCAGCTGCGCCACGTCACCGGCTTCATCGACCGGCTCCCGGCGCACGCCAAGGTCGAGACCGGCGGCGCGCGGGTCGGCGACACCGGCTACTTCTTCGCCCCGACCGTGGTCTCCGGCCTGGAGCAGGACGACGAGATCATCCAGAACGAGGTCTTCGGCCCGGTCATCACGGTGCAGAAGTTCTCCGGCGAGGAGCAGGCGCTGACCTGGGCCAACGGCGTGGAGTACGCGCTGGCGTCCTCGGTGTGGACCAAGGACCACGGCAAGGCCATGCGCGCCGCCAAGGCCCTGGACTTCGGCTGCGTCTGGATCAACACCCATATCCCGCTGGTCGCCGAGATGCCGCACGGCGGCTTCAAGCACTCCGGGTACGGCAAGGACCTGTCGATGTACGGGTTCGAGGACTACACCCGGATCAAGCACGTGATGAGCAACATCGAGGCCTGA